The following coding sequences lie in one Helicoverpa armigera isolate CAAS_96S chromosome 8, ASM3070526v1, whole genome shotgun sequence genomic window:
- the LOC110374792 gene encoding N-terminal Xaa-Pro-Lys N-methyltransferase 1-like, whose protein sequence is MTESLFYKRAALYWANVPATVDGVLGGFGHISEIDLDGSRKFLDEILALKNPPDTKLALDCGAGIGRVTKHVLLPRFEKVDLVEQDEKFLTSAKDYIGADYGNIESVYNCGLQNFKPQKTYDLIWCQWVSGHLKDYDLIDFLERCRISLNKRGMIIIKENIATSKELEYDEDDSSVTRPIELLEKLIQEAKLKTVKKDIQKGFPDDIYPVHTLALIGLE, encoded by the coding sequence ATGACCgaaagtttattttacaaaagagCAGCGCTTTACTGGGCCAATGTGCCAGCAACGGTCGACGGAGTACTCGGTGGCTTTGGTCACATTTCAGAAATCGACCTCGATGGATCCAGGAAATTCTTAGATGAAATATTGGCTCTCAAAAACCCTCCAGACACAAAATTAGCTCTGGATTGTGGAGCAGGGATCGGGAGAGTAACTAAGCACGTACTGCTACCACGATTTGAAAAAGTCGATTTAGTTGAGCAGGATGAAAAGTTTCTTACAAGCGCCAAAGACTACATTGGCGCAGATTATGGGAATATAGAATCGGTGTACAACTGCGGTCTTCAGAATTTCAAACCGCAAAAAACGTACGATCTCATCTGGTGCCAGTGGGTAAGCGGGCATTTAAAGGATTACGACTTGATTGATTTCCTTGAGCGGTGCCGAATATCTCTGAATAAACGTGGTATGAttatcataaaagaaaatatagcaACATCCAAAGAATTAGAGTACGATGAGGATGACTCATCTGTTACGCGACCTATAGAGCTGCTGGAGAAATTAATTCAGGAGGCTAAACTGAAAACGGTCAAGAAGGATATACAAAAAGGTTTTCCAGATGACATTTACCCAGTCCACACGCTCGCTTTAATTGgtttagaataa